In a genomic window of Cytobacillus sp. FSL H8-0458:
- a CDS encoding lysozyme family protein, translated as MKRKKSKKRTKRSSNIALLLFFMVLTFVLFDQFKQLNIKETAVSLLPNMVSKDVRNYTPLLEKELKEVNLEEYTLVLAAIMQQESKGKGGDPMQASESAGLPPNAIQDPEQSIKQGVKHFQKALNYGSQKNVDFPAVIQAYNMGIGYIDFVAEQGGKHSEEIAKQFSLKQAEKNPEVYDCGGDKNNFRYPYCYGDFTYTTKVTKNIEILTASGTGKNGEYKSVW; from the coding sequence ATGAAGCGCAAAAAAAGCAAAAAGCGTACAAAACGCAGTTCAAATATAGCCTTACTGTTATTTTTTATGGTTTTGACTTTCGTCTTATTTGACCAATTCAAGCAGCTTAATATAAAGGAAACTGCAGTTTCTTTGCTGCCAAATATGGTATCTAAAGATGTCCGGAATTACACGCCTTTACTTGAAAAGGAATTGAAAGAGGTCAATCTCGAAGAATACACACTCGTTCTGGCCGCGATCATGCAGCAGGAAAGCAAAGGGAAGGGAGGGGATCCGATGCAGGCTTCTGAATCAGCAGGATTACCCCCAAATGCCATCCAGGATCCGGAACAGAGCATTAAGCAGGGTGTAAAACACTTTCAGAAAGCTTTAAATTATGGAAGTCAAAAAAATGTAGACTTCCCTGCCGTTATCCAGGCTTATAATATGGGAATCGGATATATTGACTTTGTCGCTGAACAGGGCGGAAAACACAGTGAAGAAATCGCAAAGCAATTCTCGCTCAAGCAGGCTGAAAAGAATCCTGAAGTTTATGATTGCGGAGGCGATAAGAATAATTTCCGCTATCCATACTGTTATGGTGATTTCACATATACCACGAAGGTAACAAAGAATATCGAGATTCTCACAGCAAGCGGCACAGGAAAAAATGGGGAATATAAATCAGTTTGGTAA
- a CDS encoding NAD(P)-dependent oxidoreductase: MKIGFIGTGVMGSRMAQRLLGHGFQVAVHNRTFKKVQPLIENGAIYEETVSELSNQCEIICTCLSMPQDVMTVYMSKEGIINTAKPGTICIDFTSVGADTSKIIYGMAGAKEISYLDCPVSGGPEGAENGTLTIMAGGGEMAFQKVKPVLDVLGETIEYMGPSGSGSIAKLINQYLVAVHSLAASEAMVTGAAYGLENEQLLKVLKASYGDSKILRRHMEQYVLPRHFTPGGAVKYVYKDVRLANQLLQEAGLTQFTGQMAEKAFQTAAEKELSEQDMSAVIKILEEETGTVVKMKG, encoded by the coding sequence ATGAAGATCGGGTTTATAGGAACAGGCGTGATGGGCTCCAGAATGGCCCAGCGGCTATTGGGCCATGGTTTTCAAGTGGCAGTACATAACCGGACATTCAAAAAAGTGCAGCCGCTCATTGAAAATGGAGCGATTTATGAAGAAACAGTAAGTGAGCTTTCCAATCAATGTGAAATTATATGCACTTGTCTTTCGATGCCTCAGGATGTAATGACCGTTTATATGAGTAAAGAAGGAATCATAAACACTGCGAAGCCCGGAACGATATGCATTGACTTTACTTCAGTAGGGGCCGATACGAGTAAAATCATCTATGGGATGGCAGGTGCAAAAGAAATCAGTTATCTTGACTGTCCTGTCAGCGGCGGACCAGAAGGGGCCGAAAACGGCACTTTAACGATCATGGCTGGCGGCGGGGAAATGGCCTTTCAGAAAGTTAAGCCGGTACTTGATGTGCTCGGTGAAACTATAGAATATATGGGACCTTCGGGGTCAGGCAGCATTGCCAAGCTGATCAATCAGTACCTTGTTGCTGTCCACTCGCTGGCTGCCTCGGAGGCTATGGTAACCGGAGCTGCATATGGACTGGAAAATGAACAGCTATTAAAAGTCCTGAAAGCAAGCTATGGCGACAGCAAAATCCTTCGCAGGCATATGGAACAATACGTATTACCACGCCATTTCACACCAGGAGGGGCAGTCAAATATGTATATAAAGACGTCCGGCTTGCAAACCAGCTATTGCAGGAAGCCGGCCTTACTCAATTTACCGGGCAGATGGCGGAAAAAGCATTCCAAACAGCAGCAGAGAAAGAACTAAGCGAGCAGGATATGTCGGCAGTGATAAAGATTCTAGAGGAAGAGACGGGCACTGTTGTGAAGATGAAAGGTTAA
- a CDS encoding hydroxypyruvate isomerase family protein: protein MNNFSVNLSTVFTEVPFLDRFKKAREAGFDLVECQFPYSYTIEEIRNELEHNDLSLVLINLPPGHWEEGDRGLAADPNRREEFRESVEIGIRYAKGLEVKQIHCMAGVHPSNNQNIFIENLSFAGTAMSEHGINLLIEPINPIDMPGYFLNDIQQAEEIINSVGLPNVKLQFDFYHIERIHGQALSFFQKYAELVSHVQIADSPGRHEPGTGEMNYKEILLYLQKHYKGSIGLEYNPQGRSADSFARLKEVTS from the coding sequence ATGAACAATTTTTCTGTTAATCTATCAACCGTTTTTACAGAAGTCCCTTTTTTGGACCGATTCAAAAAAGCCCGCGAAGCTGGTTTTGATCTTGTAGAATGCCAATTTCCATATTCTTATACAATAGAAGAAATCAGAAATGAGCTTGAGCACAATGATTTATCATTGGTTTTAATAAACCTGCCTCCCGGTCATTGGGAAGAAGGGGACAGGGGCCTTGCTGCAGACCCCAATCGCAGAGAAGAATTCAGAGAATCAGTTGAAATCGGGATCCGTTATGCGAAAGGCCTTGAGGTAAAGCAGATTCATTGCATGGCGGGGGTACACCCAAGTAATAATCAGAATATTTTTATTGAAAATCTCTCTTTTGCGGGCACTGCTATGTCTGAACACGGAATTAACTTATTAATTGAACCAATCAATCCAATCGACATGCCTGGCTATTTCTTAAATGATATCCAGCAGGCTGAAGAGATAATCAATAGTGTCGGTTTGCCGAATGTAAAGCTTCAATTCGACTTTTACCATATTGAAAGAATACATGGCCAGGCTCTTTCTTTTTTTCAAAAGTATGCTGAGCTGGTTTCACATGTACAGATTGCAGACTCTCCGGGCAGACATGAGCCGGGGACGGGGGAAATGAACTATAAAGAGATCCTCCTATATTTGCAGAAACACTATAAAGGCAGTATTGGTCTAGAATATAATCCGCAAGGCAGAAGCGCTGATAGCTTTGCTAGGCTGAAAGAAGTGACCTCATGA
- a CDS encoding MBL fold metallo-hydrolase yields MQTLEKLKRRCWYLTPVSETDRPILGAVVGDRMTLMIDAGNSEAHAQLFLSELEKHQITSPRMVVLTHWHWDHIFGLSRLDIPSIASRRTKAEMEKLIPYLWTDEALDERVENGVEIEFCASAIKKEYGNDRSIKIKLPDITFENKLEIDLGGVTCQLQQVGGDHSPDSVVVYIKEEKILFLGDAIYANLYASKWKYTEDLMLQLLDAIDQFDADTYILSHGTAISKAEYQEEAATLRKAAHLSEKYEGQMEEMKNAYQSYVNRELNENELETIQYFANGYELKGPSRRLP; encoded by the coding sequence ATGCAAACATTAGAAAAACTTAAGCGCAGATGTTGGTATCTTACTCCTGTTTCAGAGACAGACCGTCCCATTTTAGGGGCTGTGGTCGGGGATCGAATGACTTTGATGATTGATGCAGGTAATTCTGAAGCTCATGCTCAACTATTTTTAAGCGAGCTGGAGAAACATCAAATAACTTCACCAAGGATGGTGGTGTTGACTCATTGGCACTGGGATCATATTTTTGGTTTGTCTCGACTGGACATTCCATCTATTGCTTCCAGACGGACCAAAGCTGAAATGGAAAAACTAATCCCATATTTATGGACAGATGAAGCATTAGATGAACGTGTGGAAAACGGAGTCGAAATAGAATTTTGCGCGAGCGCCATAAAGAAAGAATATGGTAATGACCGGAGTATTAAAATTAAACTTCCAGATATCACTTTCGAGAATAAGCTTGAAATCGATCTTGGCGGTGTGACTTGCCAACTGCAGCAAGTCGGCGGAGACCATTCTCCAGATTCCGTAGTGGTATATATAAAAGAAGAAAAAATATTATTTTTGGGTGATGCGATTTACGCGAATCTTTACGCAAGTAAATGGAAATACACGGAAGACCTCATGCTTCAGTTGTTGGATGCAATAGATCAATTTGATGCAGATACATATATTTTATCCCACGGGACTGCAATTTCAAAGGCAGAATACCAGGAGGAAGCGGCCACGCTCAGGAAAGCAGCACACCTAAGCGAAAAATACGAAGGACAGATGGAAGAAATGAAGAATGCCTATCAATCCTATGTCAATCGTGAACTGAATGAGAATGAGTTAGAAACGATACAGTACTTTGCAAATGGCTATGAACTGAAAGGACCTTCAAGGAGGCTGCCATGA
- a CDS encoding RidA family protein, whose protein sequence is MEGVKKGIEERLEELNIQLPVLTDIRMPFEPGVISGKIVYLSGQTPRVNGLQKYTGIVGAGISIEEAKDAARICTLNLLAALKGIIGDLNKVKRIIKMDGYVASTSDFKYHPIVINAASELLHDIFGKENGHARKAVGLASLPGGAPVEIEMIVEIE, encoded by the coding sequence ATGGAAGGGGTAAAAAAGGGAATTGAAGAAAGACTGGAAGAGCTGAATATCCAGCTCCCTGTATTGACTGATATCCGAATGCCTTTTGAACCGGGCGTTATCTCAGGAAAGATTGTCTATTTGTCCGGGCAAACACCCAGAGTAAATGGTCTTCAAAAGTATACCGGAATTGTCGGGGCAGGCATTTCGATCGAAGAAGCAAAGGATGCGGCACGAATTTGTACGCTGAATTTGCTGGCAGCCCTTAAAGGAATAATTGGAGATTTAAATAAAGTGAAAAGAATCATCAAAATGGATGGATATGTTGCCTCAACAAGTGACTTTAAATATCATCCGATCGTCATAAATGCAGCATCAGAACTGCTGCATGATATTTTCGGCAAGGAAAATGGACACGCACGTAAAGCAGTGGGATTGGCTTCACTGCCAGGTGGGGCTCCTGTAGAAATTGAAATGATTGTTGAAATAGAATAA
- a CDS encoding 2Fe-2S iron-sulfur cluster-binding protein encodes MPNIHFVNSSKTLEVPEDSNILRMSLRYDGDLPNRCGGGICGTCVFKTEEGSEYLDNVKIQEKRKLGEEWLEKGYRLGCQTFVTNGDVTISWDDKVTDQVKKRKPDKLKQAVSTGK; translated from the coding sequence ATGCCAAACATCCATTTTGTCAACAGCAGCAAAACTCTGGAAGTGCCTGAGGATTCTAATATATTAAGAATGTCGCTCCGTTATGATGGTGATCTGCCAAATCGCTGCGGCGGCGGAATTTGCGGCACTTGTGTTTTTAAAACGGAAGAAGGTTCCGAATATCTGGACAACGTGAAAATCCAGGAAAAAAGAAAGCTGGGAGAAGAGTGGCTGGAAAAAGGCTACCGTTTAGGATGCCAGACTTTTGTAACAAACGGGGATGTTACCATTTCCTGGGATGATAAAGTGACAGATCAGGTAAAAAAGAGAAAGCCGGATAAATTGAAGCAAGCCGTTTCTACAGGAAAATGA